Proteins encoded within one genomic window of Drosophila willistoni isolate 14030-0811.24 chromosome XL unlocalized genomic scaffold, UCI_dwil_1.1 Seg141, whole genome shotgun sequence:
- the LOC6648640 gene encoding uncharacterized protein DDB_G0289357 — MCHNSGIESGEQQIERYMAYGMPSKAIKSVKYTMRKRERQQQKQQQQQQQENSEEQQGINEMEEFDGNISWNETTSCDSDDSSMDEIISKEQVQEEAKFETPATTLTETPTTTATNTPPMDHNLSLSLTTTTTSTAVENKVISNNNNNNNNNSYGDIIKIPKLCGRFRKMQQQQEQEQKQLEMESSSKTVTSATTTIQASSNSNSNGNGNDMELDLKIQQQRKLSSMEPSMDDALAVGTQMTRKFAERVQYLIFQLQNSRLYAILTRTTQPAHLIAICILSFVLCTVGPDLIDQAPINYDDGQNEMSPTMVHTTSSSSSSTSPPTQTGGSVLATLIFLGAFATHFGAQIWMTFVSGLSLYFSLPRHTFGQCQQILFPKYFALNAVLSITMLIIYAKYFLTSWTTSAGFQVCTLALTAFIEVVVRLYLVPPMLLLMHEKYKIEDAIGSGQEVGVLVQGDLVHCPHYQRIHKGFRRIHMIIAIGNMTVMLATCLQLYFLASKIHLS, encoded by the exons ATGTGCCATAATTCGGGCATTGAAAGTGGCGAACAGCAAATTGAACGGTACATGGCTTATGGGATGCCATCGAAGGCTATCAAGAGTGTAAAATACACAATGCGCAAGCGAgagagacaacaacaaaagcagcagcaacaacagcaacaggagAATTCAGAAGAGCAGCAAGGAATAAATGAAATGGAGGAATTTGATGGAAACATAAGCTGGAATGAAACAACAAGTTGCGATAGTGATGATAGTAGTATGGATGAAATAATTTCCAAGGAACAAGTGCAAGAAGAAGCCAAATTCgaaacaccagcaacaacattaacagaaacaccaacaacaacagcaacaaacacACCACCAATGGATCATAATTTAAGTTTATccttaacaacaacaacaaccagcaCAGCTGTAGAAAATAAAgtcatcagcaacaacaacaacaacaataataataacagttATGGCGACATAATTAAAATTCCTAAACTCTGTGGACGTTTTCGTaaaatgcaacagcaacaggaacAGGAACAGAAACAGCTGGAAATGGAATCAAGTTCAAAGACTGttacatcagcaacaacaacaatacaagCCTCctccaacagcaacagcaacggcaacggcaacgacaTGGAATTGGATCTAAAGATCCAACAGCAACGTAAATTAAGCTCCATGGAACCCTCAATGGACGATGCATTGGCCGTCGGCACACAAATGACACGAAAATTTGCCGAACGCGtacaatatttaattttccaaCTACAAAACAGTCGACTATACGC TATACTGACACGTACGACACAACCAGCACATTTAATAGCCATTTGTATATTAAGTTTTGTGCTATGTACTGTTGGACCCGATCTCATCGACCAGGCGCCCATTAATTATGATGATGGCCAAAACGAGATGTCACCAACAATGGTTCacacaacatcatcatcatcatcatcaacatcaccACCAACACAGACAGGCGGCAGCGTATTGGCCACATTGATCTTTTTGGGGGCATTTGCCACCCATTTTGGGGCACAAATCTGGATGACCTTTGTATCGG GCCTGTCACTGTACTTCTCACTACCGCGTCACACATTTGGCCAATGCCAGCAGATTTTGtttccaaaatattttgcaCTTAATGCCGTATTAAGCATTACGATGCTTATCatttatgcaaaatattttctaaccAGTTGGACCACCTCGGCTGGCTTTCAGGTGTGCACACTGGCGCTGACGGCATTTATTGAGGTGGTTGTACGTTTGTATTTGGTGCCACCGATGTTGCTGCTAATGCATGAGAAGTACAAAATCGAGGATGCAATTGGCAGTGGCCAGGAGGTGGGTGTATTGGTCCAAGGAGATTTGGTGCATTGTCCGCACTATCAACGCATACACAAAGGATTCAGGCGTATACATATGATCATTGCGATTGGCAATATGACTGTGATGCTGGCTACATGTCTGCAATTGTATTTTCTGGCATCGAAAATACATCTTAGCTAA